In a genomic window of Candidatus Neptunochlamydia vexilliferae:
- a CDS encoding conjugal transfer protein TraW, which produces MKQKNQIPSFFLGIALTVLGASLEAKDFETLGQTFPIKEESLKEVLQTKAKKISQTEIEKQMELLGETVKKEGRVFKKIPWIKEADHYHAFFYDPSATLQEDITDAEGKILFSKGTKINPLEHVTLDEGLLFFDGENPKHIKWAESQTGEFKWILIGGDPLKLQEEKKRPVFFDQGGFYSKKFQIEKIPCRITQAGEKLLIEEIPIQKGSR; this is translated from the coding sequence ATGAAACAAAAAAATCAGATACCTTCCTTTTTCCTAGGCATAGCCTTAACAGTTCTGGGAGCTTCCCTTGAAGCTAAAGACTTTGAAACTCTTGGGCAGACATTCCCCATTAAAGAAGAAAGCTTAAAAGAGGTTCTCCAAACAAAGGCAAAAAAGATATCTCAAACAGAGATCGAGAAGCAAATGGAGCTTTTAGGAGAAACAGTTAAAAAAGAGGGGAGAGTCTTTAAGAAAATACCCTGGATCAAAGAGGCCGACCACTACCATGCATTTTTCTATGATCCATCAGCGACCTTGCAGGAAGATATTACAGATGCTGAGGGGAAGATCCTTTTTTCAAAGGGGACAAAAATAAACCCTTTAGAGCATGTTACCCTGGATGAAGGGCTCCTTTTCTTTGATGGAGAAAATCCCAAACACATTAAGTGGGCTGAAAGCCAAACAGGGGAGTTTAAGTGGATCCTCATTGGAGGAGATCCTCTTAAGCTTCAAGAAGAAAAAAAGCGCCCTGTCTTCTTCGATCAAGGAGGGTTTTACTCAAAAAAATTTCAGATAGAAAAAATCCCATGCCGCATCACTCAAGCAGGGGAAAAGCTTCTGATTGAAGAGATTCCCATCCAAAAAGGAAGCCGATGA
- a CDS encoding TraU family protein yields MRLLLKCIVTSLFFLLPLTAYPEGKFINPVTDVCWSCLFPIHIGGGNVTPKHKDLIKYKKKLLCHCHGDLIGVPIAFWEPTRLIDVTRTPYKLMGLGGISIAKPGLNRGGVKSTTPEIASNSFYHVHYYQFPILNLLDLGIEFVCEDRFPLDIGYMSEFDPFWGGDKWNTIINPEIVLFANPLAQVACIADCGASSFQKPLDRLFWCAGCQGSLYPLTGNVSTHTGGIQASSLLVHRLLAKLHNWHVLQVFEEDNYCESHSSYRIKKSAYKTQLTYPIAQTKGPCNALGRSDLLWGIGKTYPYGGEDFVYLIWTKKHCCLDPYKIAKKIGTGG; encoded by the coding sequence GTGAGACTCCTTCTAAAATGTATTGTCACCAGCCTTTTCTTTCTCCTCCCTCTAACAGCCTATCCTGAAGGAAAGTTCATCAATCCCGTCACAGACGTCTGTTGGAGTTGTCTCTTCCCTATCCATATTGGAGGTGGGAACGTCACTCCCAAACATAAAGACCTGATCAAATATAAGAAAAAACTTCTATGCCACTGTCATGGGGATCTTATAGGAGTTCCCATTGCCTTTTGGGAACCCACACGCCTCATCGATGTCACCCGCACCCCTTATAAACTTATGGGACTGGGAGGCATTTCCATAGCAAAGCCCGGTCTAAACCGTGGAGGGGTAAAATCGACCACACCAGAAATTGCCTCCAATAGCTTCTACCATGTTCACTACTACCAGTTTCCCATCCTTAACCTCCTCGATCTAGGGATAGAATTTGTCTGTGAAGACCGGTTTCCCCTAGACATTGGCTACATGTCAGAATTTGATCCCTTCTGGGGAGGGGACAAGTGGAACACCATCATCAATCCCGAAATTGTTCTCTTTGCCAATCCCCTTGCCCAAGTCGCCTGTATCGCAGACTGCGGAGCCTCCAGCTTTCAAAAACCCCTAGATCGCCTATTTTGGTGCGCTGGATGCCAAGGCTCTCTCTACCCTCTCACAGGGAATGTCTCTACCCATACCGGAGGGATTCAAGCAAGTTCTCTCCTTGTCCACCGCCTCCTTGCCAAGCTCCACAACTGGCATGTTTTGCAAGTCTTCGAAGAGGATAACTACTGCGAAAGCCATTCCTCCTATCGCATCAAAAAAAGTGCCTATAAAACGCAGCTAACCTACCCCATCGCTCAAACCAAAGGTCCTTGTAATGCCCTTGGAAGGAGTGACCTACTATGGGGGATCGGGAAAACTTATCCCTATGGAGGAGAGGATTTTGTTTACCTCATTTGGACAAAAAAACATTGCTGCTTAGATCCTTACAAGATTGCTAAGAAAATAGGAACAGGGGGTTAA
- the trbC gene encoding type-F conjugative transfer system pilin assembly protein TrbC codes for MITLTFCRTCILGFIVSLSIGCANDFSHPIPAFESKCPSGGCYESPPIEAHYPLLVFISLSMPDAALLSFSSELEIYGGAFVIRGLPNNSFAEFFQKLNHLKTLGLNAPILIDPDSFNEHNITAVPTIVLKEEKISDHIVGNVPISYALETFANQGELPTLAKELKTKSRLSQRGYQ; via the coding sequence ATGATCACACTCACATTTTGTCGCACATGCATTCTTGGTTTCATAGTTTCGCTCTCAATAGGATGTGCAAATGACTTCTCTCACCCAATTCCAGCTTTCGAATCAAAATGCCCCAGTGGAGGGTGTTACGAGAGTCCCCCTATAGAAGCTCACTACCCTCTCCTGGTTTTTATCTCACTTTCCATGCCAGATGCAGCGCTCCTTTCTTTTTCATCGGAACTAGAGATCTATGGAGGTGCTTTTGTCATTCGAGGGCTTCCTAACAACTCCTTTGCTGAATTCTTCCAGAAACTCAATCACCTTAAAACGCTTGGCCTAAATGCTCCTATTCTGATCGATCCCGATTCTTTCAATGAGCACAATATCACTGCAGTTCCAACCATTGTTCTAAAAGAAGAGAAAATCTCTGATCATATAGTAGGAAATGTTCCTATCTCGTACGCTCTAGAGACCTTTGCTAACCAAGGAGAGCTACCCACTCTTGCCAAAGAGCTCAAGACAAAAAGCCGTTTATCTCAAAGAGGTTACCAGTGA